Below is a window of Candidatus Equadaptatus faecalis DNA.
TTTTCCATTAAATGCCCTTTGTCAAACTGTCTGTAATTTATTCTTGCGTTGCGCAAGCCTAAATCGGTAAAGTAAAATTTGCTCGGATAGCTGAAATAGCGTTTGCCTTTAATGTCAAATCTTTTAGCTTCGCTGACGATAAAAGCCTCTTTAATGTGGTCAATGTAGGTGCTTATCGTAGAGCTTTTAAGAGCTGTTTTCTGTGTGCTGCAAAGCGTGTTGGCAATGCTGGAGGCGTTTGTCAGCGATCCCGTTGAGGAACTGAGCAGATTAAGAAGTTCTGCCAGAATTTCCGTACGTTCTATTTTATAGCGTTCAACAATGTCGCGGACGTACACTTCATTAAACAGCGCGGTAAGATACTCTGTTTTCTGCTCTCTGCCTGAAAGAAACGGTACTTCGGGCAATCCGCCGAAGAGCATGTATTCGTTCAGATTGTCGCGTTTGCTTCCGCCTGCGTAATTGTGATATTCAGCAAAGGAAAGCGAGGACACACGGATTTGTGACGCTCTGCCGCGAAACTCCGTTGCTATGTCGCTCGAAAGGAATTTGGAGTTGCTGCCTGTGACATACACGTCAAGATTATTTCTGTCGCGCAATTCATTCAGCAGATCGTAAATAGTTACCTTGTCAGAGGTTCCCGGATAATTAACCTGTTTGCAGAATTGCAGTTCGTCTATAAAAACGTAAAATTTTTCTGCGGAACCTTTTGTACGCTGATTGATGAAATCAAGCAGAACAAACGGATCTCTGTATTTGAAATCCTCCAGTTT
It encodes the following:
- a CDS encoding ATP-binding protein produces the protein MIKRERYVQKLAGYAWNGKVKVITGLRRSGKSTLLFVLYRGRLEADGVSPKNIIEIKLDKLEDFKYRDPFVLLDFINQRTKGSAEKFYVFIDELQFCKQVNYPGTSDKVTIYDLLNELRDRNNLDVYVTGSNSKFLSSDIATEFRGRASQIRVSSLSFAEYHNYAGGSKRDNLNEYMLFGGLPEVPFLSGREQKTEYLTALFNEVYVRDIVERYKIERTEILAELLNLLSSSTGSLTNASSIANTLCSTQKTALKSSTISTYIDHIKEAFIVSEAKRFDIKGKRYFSYPSKFYFTDLGLRNARINYRQFDKGHLMENLIYNELISRGCSVDVGVVAERSGGMTRQREIDFVVNLGDKRIYVQSAYEMKSEEKAQAELASFKLTGDFFRKVVIEMEIPSSYMDNEGILHCSLFEFLLDENSLKE